A DNA window from Arachis hypogaea cultivar Tifrunner chromosome 18, arahy.Tifrunner.gnm2.J5K5, whole genome shotgun sequence contains the following coding sequences:
- the LOC140181337 gene encoding uncharacterized protein, translating into MSVSEETNSTTNPKSTISDELILQITNMLRNSLRIQSSHTNSDNLSIGFKLNGDNYPLWKTLMKKAISGRGKKAHLTGVPPAPAETEPAYDQWEQALWDGLTTTYGSGTDPMQIYNLHRRANTQEQGHDTLEEFWNKLQAIWMAIDRKQPNPMKCPEDILIFNQLKQEQRLYQFLTGIDEKFETIRTDLLKQETSPSVDSTYAAIRREAA; encoded by the exons ATGTCCGTATCTGAAGAAACCAACAGCACTACCAACCCAAAATCAACCATTTCTGACGAATTGATATTACAAATTACAAATATGCTACGCAATAGTCTTAGAATACAATCATCACATACCAATTCTGATAATTTGTCAATTGGTTTCAAATTAAATGGAGATAATTATCCATTATGGAAAACTCTGATGAAAAAAGCAATTAGTGGAAGAGGAAAGAAGGCTCACCTAACAGGGGTACCTCCGGCACCGGCAGAGACAGAACCAGCATATGATCAATGGGAACAA GCACTATGGGATGGTCTGACAACTACTTATGGAAGCGGTACCGATCCAATGCAGATCTACAACCTACATCGACGAGCCAACACTCAGGAACAAGGACATGATACCCTAGAGGAATTTTGGAACAAATTGCAAGCCATATGGATGGCCATCGACAGAAAACAACCAAATCCCATGAAATGTCCTGAAGATATTCTGATTTTCAACCAATTAAAACAAGAACAGAGGTTGTATCAGTTCCTTACTGGAATTGATGAAAAATTTGAAACAATCAGAACGGATTTATTGAAGCAAGAGACATCTCCTTCAGTCGATTCCACCTACGCCGCTATCCGTAGGGAGGCGGCTTGA